The DNA segment GGTGGACAGTGCGAGTGAGTCCTTTGGTCCTGTGTTTCGTTTCAATCCGAAATTCCTCAGGGTATCCAACGTCCCTCAGAAGGACCCCGGCTTCTTCCTCGACCGTCTCCAAATGAAGGATGTACTGGTAGTCCTTTTCACACGGGGCACACAGCTCTGCAATGGGCGACCAGTGCCCGTCCAGAACGCCGAGGTCTCTCGACCAAACTATGAATTCCAAGAATTCCCTGAATGTGAAGGAGGAATTGCCATACTTGGCGACCAAGCTTTCGTTCAAGGAACTGTAAGCGACGACAGTGGCATCGAAGAGCCCGAACTGCCTGCCCTTCGCGACCATGCTCAGCCCCGCGGAAATGCCCTCCTCGGCAAAGTGGTGCTTCTTCGTGACCACAACCCGATCATCCTGGACCACGTGGTTTTCGCTGACGAACTCGAAGGCCTGCACGTCGCGCCGCACCAGCCGCAGGAACTCCTCCGTCGGCGCCACCCGGCCCGAGGAGATGAGCGCCGGGAGCCAGAACACGTGCCATCTGTCCAGCCAGCTCGTCCTGCTGCCGGTGCGGGTCCTCCAGGCCGCGTCGTACACGCCGACTGGGGCGCCGTCCAGGAACTTGTCTCTGGTTTGGGAGCCGGAGGAAGTGGGGGGTTATTGTCGCTCTTTTGATTGTCGACATTTGCTTATGGATAGTGTCATCATTTGTTAGCACTTCTACTGGTTTCTTTATCAATGcgattactgtttttgttacgaATGTTACTAATATttacattgttatcgttattgttatcaccattatcgttatttttttatgatttaccaTCATTTTTGCCaacattataataaggataatttttcTTGGCGAAAATGGACATAGATCGCCGAAGTGTTGATCAGAGTTACAGAAGAATGAAGTGAAAATTACTCCTATGACTCCTCTCCCACCTGTAGCCCGAGGTCAGCCGGGACAGCGGGTGTCTGACCAAGATGGCGGAGGCCGAGCGGGGGTTGGGCACGTGGCCTCTGCTCAGCCGTCGGTTCAGCGCCCACCACGAGGTCGAGCCTGCCTGTGGGCGGGTCTATATTGTGACAACTGCAGGGCGTTATTTAGGTgtgggggctagggggaggggggggggcaattccCCCAATCTCAATCTTGCTCCTGTCAAGGTTTGGTTTGCCCCCATCCTCCGAGGGGGGAAATACTCCCTCGATTTTTTGCCTAAATTACACCTTTAAGGCtctggtcggggggggggggggtgtatgtgtatatgtatatatatgtatgtataaaaacaaaaatatgaaataatcgaccatcataacagtaatgaaacagacgaaaaagaaccaaaaaatcaTGTTTCTTAGAAAATGCAACTCTGGCGCCAATCTTTGCCACGGCGCCATTTTCTTTCAAAATCGAACGCGGAAAACCAACGAAAATGTCTTGAAAATACTATCTTTCGATGATTAATTAGTAACGACACACAAATAGCAGTGCGCTTTATTTAAGGCACACAATACCGATctgttaagaaagaaaaaatatgaggaaattgga comes from the Penaeus vannamei isolate JL-2024 chromosome 8, ASM4276789v1, whole genome shotgun sequence genome and includes:
- the LOC138862263 gene encoding carbohydrate sulfotransferase 11-like isoform X1, which gives rise to MGSHGAGKGRLGFVVLVLALAVALHFSRSGLRALKEQVRQVAGGAASPSLSTSSPGPAAAGEPLDPTAALHQLFLERRTHLRDRCRHLNVTDQLHKTAWPDYLTAKAPGPLLVCAPPKAGSTSWWALNRRLSRGHVPNPRSASAILVRHPLSRLTSGYRDKFLDGAPVGVYDAAWRTRTGSRTSWLDRWHVFWLPALISSGRVAPTEEFLRLVRRDVQAFEFVSENHVVQDDRVVVTKKHHFAEEGISAGLSMVAKGRQFGLFDATVVAYSSLNESLVAKYGNSSFTFREFLEFIVWSRDLGVLDGHWSPIAELCAPCEKDYQYILHLETVEEEAGVLLRDVGYPEEFRIETKHRTKGLTRTVHPDDLHYYKGLPKRLLKEILHIYEFDFDIFGYNAHITEDFD
- the LOC138862263 gene encoding carbohydrate sulfotransferase 11-like isoform X2, with the translated sequence MGSHGAGKGRLGFVVLVLALAVALHFSRSGLRALKEQVAGGAASPSLSTSSPGPAAAGEPLDPTAALHQLFLERRTHLRDRCRHLNVTDQLHKTAWPDYLTAKAPGPLLVCAPPKAGSTSWWALNRRLSRGHVPNPRSASAILVRHPLSRLTSGYRDKFLDGAPVGVYDAAWRTRTGSRTSWLDRWHVFWLPALISSGRVAPTEEFLRLVRRDVQAFEFVSENHVVQDDRVVVTKKHHFAEEGISAGLSMVAKGRQFGLFDATVVAYSSLNESLVAKYGNSSFTFREFLEFIVWSRDLGVLDGHWSPIAELCAPCEKDYQYILHLETVEEEAGVLLRDVGYPEEFRIETKHRTKGLTRTVHPDDLHYYKGLPKRLLKEILHIYEFDFDIFGYNAHITEDFD